In Kitasatospora sp. NBC_00240, the following are encoded in one genomic region:
- a CDS encoding nucleotidyl transferase AbiEii/AbiGii toxin family protein: MTGSWGSFDRRSTEVPREPLEEDQRTRLDLPRTLRPVPGDGVVQRPVFDPALKQYSNAYRAADPRFADQAVEARWVAARRLAMDLVLTAIAGSEWVDHLVLRGSVLLRTWFGEAAREPGDLDFVVAPQSWRIEEGRTTVMLDGLARAAQRAGEREGGTVRFDASAAVGEDIWTYERVPGRRLVLPWTAEGLPGGVVQLDFVFNERLPVEPEPVLLPRLSGGPGEALLNGVTAELSLAWKLMWLVCDMHPQGKDLHDAVLLAEHCELRYDVLRDTFLDGDPEEALRPVRPETVTALAAQVEWTHFETEYPHLAGSAADQVARLAAALTPTFRAVADADGRGLGSWWLEPWVARYRDLLARKSMRSVQKRMSAAHIPTAAAVAITRELSGPDRRTPAEAYALVAQDPARARAVEHYRRNPGALASDLDSWA, translated from the coding sequence ATGACCGGCAGCTGGGGTTCGTTCGACCGGCGCAGCACCGAGGTGCCCCGGGAGCCGCTGGAGGAGGATCAGCGCACTCGCCTCGACCTCCCCCGCACGCTCCGTCCGGTCCCGGGCGACGGGGTGGTGCAGCGTCCGGTCTTCGACCCGGCCCTGAAGCAGTACTCGAACGCCTACCGCGCGGCCGACCCGCGGTTCGCCGACCAGGCCGTGGAGGCCCGCTGGGTCGCGGCCCGGCGGCTGGCGATGGACCTGGTGCTGACGGCGATCGCGGGCTCCGAGTGGGTCGACCACCTCGTCCTGCGCGGCAGCGTGCTGCTCAGGACCTGGTTCGGGGAGGCCGCGCGCGAGCCCGGCGACCTCGACTTCGTGGTGGCCCCGCAGTCCTGGCGGATCGAGGAGGGCCGCACCACCGTGATGCTGGACGGCCTCGCCCGAGCGGCCCAGCGGGCCGGCGAGCGCGAGGGCGGCACGGTGCGCTTCGACGCCTCGGCCGCCGTCGGCGAGGACATCTGGACCTACGAGCGGGTGCCCGGCCGCCGGCTGGTCCTGCCCTGGACGGCCGAGGGGCTCCCCGGGGGCGTGGTCCAGCTCGACTTCGTCTTCAACGAGCGGCTGCCCGTCGAGCCGGAGCCGGTCCTGCTGCCGAGGCTCTCCGGCGGCCCCGGTGAAGCCCTGCTGAACGGGGTGACCGCCGAACTCTCGCTGGCCTGGAAGCTCATGTGGCTGGTCTGCGACATGCACCCGCAGGGCAAGGACCTCCACGACGCGGTACTGCTCGCCGAGCACTGCGAGCTGCGGTACGACGTCCTGCGGGACACCTTCCTCGACGGCGATCCCGAGGAGGCGCTGCGCCCCGTGCGGCCGGAGACCGTCACCGCGCTGGCGGCTCAGGTCGAGTGGACGCACTTCGAGACGGAGTACCCGCACCTCGCGGGCAGCGCCGCCGACCAGGTGGCCCGCCTGGCGGCCGCCCTCACCCCGACCTTCCGGGCGGTGGCGGACGCCGACGGGCGGGGGCTCGGCAGCTGGTGGCTGGAGCCCTGGGTGGCGCGCTACCGCGACCTGCTGGCCCGCAAGAGCATGCGCTCGGTGCAGAAGCGGATGTCGGCCGCCCACATCCCGACGGCCGCCGCCGTCGCCATCACCCGCGAACTGTCCGGCCCCGACCGCCGCACCCCGGCCGAGGCCTACGCCCTGGTCGCCCAGGACCCGGCGCGCGCCCGGGCCGTCGAGCACTACCGCCGCAACCCGGGCGCCCTGGCGTCGGACCTGGACAGCTGGGCCTGA
- a CDS encoding TetR family transcriptional regulator translates to MNKLRGRPRGNPPTKDLITEAARGLFLRHGYRGTTVRAIAAEAGVDSALISYHFGSKQGLFGVVTQVQCAQSLALAPALAGDPDGLPDRLLRAVTDLWDDTEFNRLAVQNEDVMRVFREYLDQEVLARIAEYLGGPDATDRATAAVTVIGGLIFTRYLNPLPTLARLTSADVRRILAPTLHAALRPRPRPVLRPDARYVLAGRR, encoded by the coding sequence ATGAATAAATTACGAGGCCGCCCGCGCGGCAATCCGCCCACCAAGGACCTGATCACCGAGGCCGCCCGCGGCCTCTTCCTGCGCCACGGCTACCGCGGCACCACCGTCCGCGCCATCGCCGCCGAGGCCGGCGTCGACTCGGCGCTGATCAGCTACCACTTCGGCTCCAAGCAGGGCCTGTTCGGCGTGGTCACGCAGGTCCAGTGCGCGCAGTCGCTGGCCCTGGCCCCGGCCCTGGCGGGCGACCCGGACGGCCTGCCGGACCGCCTCCTGCGGGCCGTCACCGATCTCTGGGACGACACCGAGTTCAACCGGCTCGCGGTCCAGAACGAGGACGTGATGCGGGTCTTCCGGGAGTACCTGGACCAGGAGGTGCTGGCCCGGATCGCTGAATATCTCGGCGGCCCCGACGCCACCGACCGGGCCACCGCCGCCGTCACCGTGATCGGCGGCCTGATCTTCACCCGCTACCTCAACCCGCTCCCCACCCTGGCCCGGCTGACCTCCGCCGACGTCCGCCGGATCCTCGCCCCCACCCTGCACGCCGCGCTGCGGCCCCGCCCCCGCCCCGTCCTGCGGCCGGACGCCCGGTACGTCCTGGCGGGGCGCCGCTGA
- a CDS encoding polysaccharide lyase family 1 protein: MSAPSHRRSPAARRFALLGAAVLAAAGLGAVPLVMSAQAAVADLGHAALPAKDGWAAAGSGTTGGGAADAAHVFTITDRAGLVKALKAGKAGAPRIIQVKGVIDANTDDSGKALDCADYASGTGYSLAGYLKAYDPATWGRSKLPSGAQEDARAAAQGRQAARVVLSVPSRTTIVGVPGTGATITGGSLQVKGADNVIIRNLSFTDTRDCFPQWDPTDGSSGNWNSAYDSVTLRGATHVWADHNTFGDGPHYDRSNPAYFGREYQVHDGALDVTKASDLVTVEYNRFTNHDKTMLIGSSDNDTKLRVTLHHNVFQGIVQRAPLARVGQIHLYNNYYETAPLNGYTASYSINSRAGAQVVAQGNYWALSADRKVSQLLSGDGTGAVAGSGNLVDGKVTDLVAAYNAANSKKIKATVNWTPTLTAGYRADAAGLPGELAKAAGAGVLTAAGTVAPRQATGTVTG; the protein is encoded by the coding sequence GTGTCTGCTCCCTCGCACCGCCGCTCCCCCGCCGCCCGGCGGTTCGCCCTGCTCGGCGCAGCCGTCCTGGCCGCCGCCGGCCTGGGCGCCGTACCGCTGGTCATGAGCGCCCAGGCGGCCGTCGCCGACCTCGGGCACGCGGCACTGCCCGCCAAGGACGGCTGGGCCGCCGCCGGCTCCGGCACCACCGGCGGCGGCGCCGCCGACGCGGCGCACGTCTTCACCATCACCGACCGGGCCGGGCTGGTGAAGGCGCTGAAGGCCGGCAAGGCCGGCGCGCCGCGGATCATCCAGGTCAAGGGCGTCATCGACGCCAACACCGACGACTCCGGCAAGGCCCTGGACTGCGCGGACTACGCCTCCGGCACCGGGTACTCGCTCGCCGGCTACCTGAAGGCGTACGACCCGGCGACCTGGGGCCGCTCCAAGCTGCCGTCCGGCGCGCAGGAGGACGCCAGGGCGGCCGCCCAGGGCAGGCAGGCGGCCCGGGTGGTGCTGTCGGTACCGTCCCGCACCACCATCGTGGGGGTGCCCGGGACGGGCGCGACGATCACCGGCGGCAGCCTCCAGGTGAAGGGCGCGGACAACGTCATCATCCGCAACCTCTCCTTCACCGACACCCGGGACTGCTTCCCGCAGTGGGACCCCACCGACGGCTCCTCGGGCAACTGGAACTCGGCGTACGACTCGGTGACCCTGCGCGGCGCCACCCATGTGTGGGCCGACCACAACACCTTCGGCGACGGACCGCACTACGACCGGTCGAACCCGGCCTACTTCGGGCGCGAGTACCAGGTGCACGACGGCGCACTCGACGTCACCAAGGCCTCGGACCTGGTGACGGTGGAGTACAACCGGTTCACCAACCACGACAAGACCATGCTCATCGGCAGCAGCGACAACGACACCAAGCTGCGGGTCACCCTGCACCACAACGTCTTCCAGGGCATCGTCCAGCGGGCACCGCTGGCCCGGGTGGGGCAGATCCACCTGTACAACAACTACTACGAGACCGCTCCGCTGAACGGCTACACCGCCAGCTACAGCATCAACTCCCGGGCCGGCGCGCAGGTCGTGGCGCAGGGCAATTACTGGGCCCTGTCGGCGGACCGGAAGGTCTCGCAGTTGCTCAGCGGCGACGGTACCGGCGCGGTCGCGGGCAGCGGGAACCTGGTCGACGGGAAGGTCACCGACCTGGTGGCCGCGTACAACGCCGCCAACTCGAAGAAGATCAAGGCGACGGTGAACTGGACCCCGACGCTGACCGCCGGCTACCGCGCCGACGCCGCCGGCCTGCCCGGGGAGCTGGCCAAGGCGGCGGGCGCGGGCGTGCTCACCGCCGCCGGCACCGTCGCGCCCCGCCAGGCGACCGGGACCGTCACCGGCTGA
- a CDS encoding NAD(P)H-binding protein: MRIVVLGATGPTGRELTEQALAAGHRVTAVARRAAALAPRAGLTIVAADVTAPGALDAAVEGSDAVVSALGVPPSRRPVDVYSAGVRNAAAAMARHGVKRLVAVGSSVTDPAWRPSGAFFFNNVLDPYVNRVIARTAHEDMRRMEAVLAAGELDWTVARPSGLFDHPVVTDFQVAENSGDGVFTARADLAAAMLRELAEGRFVRKAMGVVTTDVRPSIPRLIWREATRKK, translated from the coding sequence ATGCGTATCGTCGTGCTCGGCGCCACCGGTCCGACCGGCCGCGAGCTCACCGAACAGGCCCTGGCCGCCGGCCACCGGGTCACCGCGGTGGCCCGCCGGGCCGCGGCGCTGGCGCCCCGGGCCGGGCTCACCATCGTCGCCGCGGACGTCACCGCCCCGGGCGCGCTCGACGCGGCGGTCGAGGGCAGCGACGCCGTGGTCTCCGCACTGGGGGTGCCGCCGAGCCGGCGGCCGGTCGACGTCTACTCGGCCGGGGTCCGCAACGCCGCCGCGGCGATGGCCCGGCACGGGGTGAAGCGGCTGGTGGCGGTCGGCTCCAGCGTCACCGACCCGGCCTGGCGCCCGAGCGGCGCCTTCTTCTTCAACAACGTGCTGGACCCGTACGTGAACCGGGTGATCGCCCGGACCGCGCACGAGGACATGCGCCGGATGGAGGCGGTACTGGCGGCCGGCGAGCTGGACTGGACGGTCGCCCGCCCGTCCGGTCTCTTCGACCACCCGGTGGTGACGGACTTCCAGGTGGCCGAGAACAGCGGCGACGGGGTGTTCACCGCCCGGGCCGACCTCGCCGCGGCCATGCTGCGGGAGCTGGCCGAGGGCCGGTTCGTCCGGAAGGCGATGGGCGTGGTCACCACGGACGTCCGGCCGAGCATCCCCCGGCTGATCTGGCGCGAGGCCACCCGGAAGAAGTAG
- a CDS encoding SigE family RNA polymerase sigma factor — MAVDDASAEFHDFFERHYAELARLAHLLTGEADAADDLAADALVALWHRWDRVRRAGSPVAYARGVVANMARARIRSAVRERRRVTLFWDRRAEHADGPDVAAVVDVREALGRLPFRKRTCVVLRHAFDLSEKDTALALGISVGTVKSQTSKGLAELERMLGGRTADVLAGRRN; from the coding sequence ATGGCCGTCGACGACGCATCCGCGGAGTTCCACGACTTCTTCGAGCGTCACTACGCCGAACTCGCCCGGCTCGCCCACCTGCTGACCGGTGAGGCGGACGCCGCCGACGACCTCGCGGCGGACGCGCTGGTGGCCCTGTGGCACCGCTGGGACCGGGTGCGGCGGGCCGGGAGTCCGGTCGCGTACGCCCGGGGCGTGGTCGCGAACATGGCCCGCGCCCGGATCCGCAGCGCCGTCCGCGAGCGCCGCCGGGTCACGCTGTTCTGGGACCGGCGTGCCGAGCACGCGGACGGGCCGGACGTCGCGGCCGTGGTGGACGTCCGGGAGGCGCTGGGCCGGCTGCCGTTCCGCAAGCGGACCTGCGTGGTGCTGCGGCACGCCTTCGACCTCTCGGAGAAGGACACCGCGCTGGCCCTGGGCATATCGGTCGGTACGGTGAAGAGCCAGACCTCCAAGGGCCTGGCCGAGTTGGAGCGGATGCTCGGCGGGCGCACCGCCGACGTACTGGCGGGGAGGAGGAACTGA